One Psychrobacillus glaciei genomic region harbors:
- a CDS encoding stalk domain-containing protein codes for MKKISIFTVALLLMVGFNFHQPVAKAQSEEESIVKPKDTSNFIKTSGIITDVVKQDETITLTVKTEEKEPQTTILKLTEDTLIFNSGTTKALKKETFQKGQKVDAYYGKNKPMLAIYPPQISPELVIVHDAEKFGNVKISKFDNKFVSLDNDLKLNIGKETIIISGKGEKLDQKDIAGKELVVFYTVSTRSIPAQTTPSKVVVMDDLSPQDTTNFMESTGIIKSIASKDGKAILTVDTEEKEPITTIFTITNDTLVFNSGTTKTVKIESFKKGQRIDAYYDKNKPMILIYPAQITPELIIVHDEEQVGSVKVSKFDDKFLSLDKELKLNIGKETLLVNEKGEKIKQEDLNGKELVVFYTITTMSIPAQTPPTKIVAINYLSPEMKEVQKIIEKDHFMKNGVKMIPLRKVAEQLGYEVKTNSKRFSTTLSLGNSTIQVTRGKKTYSYNKSIQQFKEKPVLKNNKIYVSEDILELLNQQ; via the coding sequence ATGAAGAAAATAAGCATATTTACAGTAGCATTATTACTAATGGTAGGTTTCAATTTCCATCAGCCAGTTGCTAAAGCGCAAAGTGAGGAAGAATCAATAGTGAAACCAAAAGACACATCCAATTTTATAAAAACTTCAGGAATTATTACAGATGTTGTAAAGCAAGATGAGACAATCACACTTACAGTGAAGACAGAAGAAAAAGAGCCACAAACCACTATATTAAAGCTGACAGAAGACACGCTTATATTCAATAGTGGAACGACAAAAGCATTAAAAAAAGAAACCTTTCAAAAAGGGCAAAAAGTAGATGCATATTACGGTAAGAATAAACCGATGCTTGCGATTTATCCACCACAAATCTCTCCAGAGTTAGTGATTGTGCATGACGCTGAAAAATTTGGCAACGTAAAAATCAGCAAGTTCGATAATAAATTTGTTAGTTTAGATAATGATCTAAAATTAAACATTGGAAAAGAAACTATTATAATAAGTGGAAAAGGAGAGAAACTGGATCAAAAAGATATAGCTGGCAAAGAGCTCGTTGTATTTTATACAGTTTCCACTAGAAGTATTCCTGCTCAGACGACACCAAGTAAAGTTGTAGTGATGGATGATCTTTCCCCACAAGATACAACCAATTTCATGGAGAGTACTGGGATTATTAAAAGTATTGCTTCAAAAGATGGAAAAGCCATCCTAACGGTAGATACAGAAGAAAAAGAGCCAATAACCACAATTTTTACAATCACTAATGACACACTTGTATTCAATAGTGGTACAACAAAAACGGTAAAAATAGAGTCTTTCAAAAAAGGACAACGAATAGACGCATACTATGATAAAAACAAACCAATGATTTTAATCTACCCTGCGCAAATTACTCCAGAGTTGATTATTGTACATGACGAAGAACAGGTTGGATCTGTAAAAGTATCAAAGTTTGACGATAAATTTTTAAGTTTAGATAAAGAGCTAAAGTTAAACATTGGCAAAGAAACACTTTTAGTAAATGAAAAAGGCGAGAAGATTAAACAAGAAGACTTAAACGGAAAAGAGCTAGTTGTATTTTATACAATAACAACTATGAGTATTCCAGCACAAACACCACCAACTAAAATCGTAGCGATTAACTATCTTTCTCCAGAAATGAAGGAAGTACAAAAGATTATTGAAAAGGATCATTTTATGAAGAATGGGGTCAAAATGATTCCACTTCGTAAAGTTGCAGAACAACTAGGGTACGAAGTAAAGACAAATTCAAAACGATTTAGTACGACCCTATCATTAGGAAATAGTACCATCCAAGTTACACGCGGTAAAAAAACGTATAGTTACAATAAAAGCATACAACAATTTAAAGAAAAACCAGTACTAAAGAACAATAAAATCTATGTTTCAGAAGACATCTTAGAATTACTAAATCAGCAATAA
- the aroD gene encoding type I 3-dehydroquinate dehydratase: MKIFSIRDIHIGEGIPKVIVPLMGKNTEQLLLEIKIIKEATPDIVEWRADVLEEVENIEAVKKTLSAIRTELYPTPLLFTFRSHREGGNKKITDSYYKQLLEEVVQTNEIDIIDVELFSLNVHEIVESAIANDVFIIMSNHDFEKTPVKEEIIWRLRRMQEFGAHIPKIAVMPKSPTDVLTLLDATYTMNSLYANRPIITMSMASTGIISRLAGQVFGSAATFGSGIEASAPGQIPASELRRMLEILHTN, translated from the coding sequence ATGAAAATTTTTTCTATTCGGGATATTCATATCGGAGAAGGAATACCGAAAGTTATTGTCCCACTTATGGGAAAAAATACGGAACAACTTCTTTTGGAAATTAAAATAATAAAGGAAGCTACCCCCGATATTGTGGAATGGCGTGCTGATGTACTAGAAGAAGTGGAAAATATAGAAGCGGTGAAAAAGACACTTTCAGCCATTCGCACAGAGTTATACCCCACTCCACTATTATTCACTTTTAGAAGTCATCGTGAAGGTGGAAATAAAAAAATTACGGATTCTTATTACAAACAGCTTCTTGAAGAAGTTGTGCAAACAAACGAAATCGACATAATTGATGTGGAGTTATTTTCTTTAAATGTGCATGAAATTGTGGAATCAGCAATTGCTAATGACGTGTTTATCATTATGTCTAATCATGATTTTGAAAAAACACCAGTAAAAGAGGAAATTATTTGGAGACTCAGAAGAATGCAGGAGTTCGGTGCGCATATACCAAAAATAGCTGTTATGCCTAAATCACCAACTGATGTGCTCACATTATTAGATGCAACGTACACGATGAATTCACTGTATGCAAATCGACCAATTATTACGATGTCCATGGCCTCTACTGGTATCATTAGTCGCTTAGCTGGACAAGTTTTCGGTTCCGCCGCAACGTTTGGTTCAGGAATCGAAGCATCCGCTCCTGGACAAATACCAGCTAGTGAGCTTAGGAGAATGCTAGAAATATTACATACAAACTAG
- the dnaN gene encoding DNA polymerase III subunit beta yields the protein MKFEIMRHRLLEGLNDVMKAVSSKTTTPILTGIKLEVTEDGLRLTGSDSDITIQTFIKSEENGDQMIRVIEEGSIVVQARMFNEIIRKLPTSDVEIEVKENYHTHIHSGKSEFHIIGLEPSEYPLLPEIQDDRQFIMPADLLKSIVRETVFAVSPSESRPVLTGVHWQVKNGELVCVATDSHRLARRKVILVQLPEGEYSVVIPGKSLNELSKIIGDSSEPVYIAMTSQQVLFKTGNVLLYSRLLEGNYPDTSRLIPTEYKTTVSMNGKVLFQAIDRASLMAREERNNIVRLSSIEGNIVEISSSSPEIGEVEEEIQTTSIEGEEIKISFSAKYMMDALRALDGHDVIVQFTGAMRPFILNSVHDEGVLQLIVPVRTY from the coding sequence ATGAAGTTTGAAATTATGCGCCATCGGTTACTAGAGGGATTAAATGATGTAATGAAGGCGGTTAGCTCGAAAACAACCACTCCAATTTTGACGGGGATAAAACTAGAAGTTACGGAAGATGGATTACGCCTAACAGGTAGTGATTCAGATATAACGATTCAGACGTTTATCAAGTCAGAGGAAAATGGGGACCAAATGATCCGTGTTATTGAGGAAGGTTCAATTGTTGTGCAAGCACGTATGTTTAATGAAATTATACGGAAGCTACCAACTAGTGATGTAGAAATTGAAGTAAAAGAGAACTATCATACGCATATTCATTCAGGAAAGTCAGAGTTTCATATAATCGGACTAGAGCCTTCAGAATATCCATTGCTTCCAGAGATTCAAGATGATCGTCAGTTTATTATGCCAGCCGATTTATTAAAATCAATTGTTCGTGAAACTGTATTTGCTGTATCACCATCTGAAAGTCGTCCTGTATTAACAGGTGTTCATTGGCAAGTGAAGAATGGTGAGCTTGTTTGCGTAGCTACGGATAGTCATCGTCTTGCACGTCGTAAAGTGATTTTAGTGCAACTACCAGAAGGAGAATATAGTGTAGTTATACCGGGGAAGAGCTTAAACGAATTAAGCAAAATCATCGGTGATTCATCAGAACCAGTTTATATTGCGATGACGAGTCAGCAAGTGTTATTTAAAACAGGGAATGTATTACTGTATTCTCGTTTACTAGAAGGGAATTACCCAGATACCTCTCGCTTAATTCCAACTGAATATAAAACTACTGTCTCTATGAATGGAAAAGTTTTGTTTCAAGCAATTGACCGAGCTTCTTTAATGGCACGGGAAGAGCGTAATAATATTGTTCGACTCTCCTCAATAGAAGGAAATATTGTTGAAATATCATCTAGCTCACCTGAAATTGGGGAAGTAGAAGAAGAGATTCAAACAACGTCAATTGAAGGGGAAGAGATAAAAATTTCATTTAGTGCAAAATATATGATGGATGCATTAAGAGCTTTGGATGGACATGATGTAATCGTCCAATTTACAGGTGCCATGCGTCCATTTATATTAAATTCTGTTCACGATGAAGGAGTTTTACAATTAATTGTGCCTGTTCGTACTTACTAG
- a CDS encoding methylated-DNA--[protein]-cysteine S-methyltransferase produces MNKIYWTHFIHNEWQLYMAATANGLCYVGSPSKPYEEMEAWLTKHFPKYELVENDEALTVYTNEIKEYLDGKRRDFHMPVDLKGTPFQLSIWDALMKIPYGEKTSYSKVADMINNPSAIRAVGAAIGANPVLIKIPCHRIVAKNGALTGYRGGLEMKEKLLTLENGEM; encoded by the coding sequence ATGAATAAAATATACTGGACTCATTTCATACACAATGAATGGCAATTATATATGGCTGCAACAGCAAACGGGCTTTGTTACGTAGGTTCTCCTAGTAAACCATACGAAGAAATGGAAGCGTGGCTGACGAAGCATTTTCCAAAATATGAGTTAGTGGAAAATGACGAAGCGCTAACCGTATATACGAATGAAATAAAAGAATATCTAGACGGTAAGCGACGTGATTTTCATATGCCAGTGGATTTGAAAGGAACGCCCTTTCAATTGTCTATTTGGGATGCGTTAATGAAAATTCCATATGGAGAGAAGACATCATACTCTAAAGTTGCTGATATGATTAATAATCCTTCGGCCATTCGAGCTGTTGGAGCAGCAATTGGAGCAAACCCAGTACTAATCAAGATTCCATGTCATCGAATAGTAGCAAAAAATGGTGCATTAACTGGTTACCGTGGGGGATTAGAAATGAAAGAAAAGCTACTAACATTAGAAAATGGAGAAATGTAA
- a CDS encoding bifunctional transcriptional activator/DNA repair enzyme AdaA — protein sequence MKNEKIYEEYWQAIIENNSTYDDVFYYAVKSTGIFCRPSCKSRPPKKENVRIYIEVKEAIENGFRPCKRCKPNGLRLPDEEWVNQITEYIEKYYKKQLTLDILADICHGSPYHLQRTFKKIIGISPVEYIQQIRINKAKEMLTTTSKPIVEIGSTVGMNNTSYFITLFKKITGDTPN from the coding sequence TTGAAAAACGAGAAAATATACGAGGAATATTGGCAAGCAATCATTGAAAATAACTCAACCTATGACGATGTATTTTATTATGCCGTAAAATCAACGGGAATATTTTGTAGGCCTTCTTGTAAATCTCGACCGCCGAAGAAAGAAAATGTTCGTATATATATAGAAGTAAAAGAAGCGATAGAGAATGGCTTTCGTCCATGCAAACGTTGCAAGCCAAATGGACTGCGCTTGCCTGATGAGGAATGGGTCAACCAAATTACGGAGTACATCGAAAAGTATTACAAGAAGCAGTTAACTTTGGATATTCTTGCAGACATTTGTCATGGAAGCCCGTACCATTTACAAAGAACTTTTAAAAAAATAATAGGCATTTCTCCTGTAGAATATATTCAACAAATTAGAATAAATAAAGCAAAAGAAATGCTGACAACAACAAGCAAACCAATTGTAGAAATAGGTTCTACGGTTGGAATGAATAATACCTCCTATTTCATTACACTTTTTAAAAAGATCACTGGCGATACACCCAATTAA
- a CDS encoding ABC transporter ATP-binding protein, with protein sequence MTLSINQVTKRYQDFVAVDNLSFTIEKGEIYGLIGQNGAGKTTTFRMILDLQETTEGTITWEGKHINSINRNILGYLPEERGIFPAMKVEDQLYFFGELRGKLRKDLHKEVDYWIDRFQLEDKRKAKAETLSKGNQQKVQLIASFIHQPDFLILDEPFSGLDPVNMDLLKNAILELKEKGTTILFSSHQMDNVEELCDHLCLLKRGVSLFSGSLLDLKKQYGKTKLTIRTDVPKETLQSLDGVKDIHVGKDQYILTLTDESYAQSIFDFVSNGKYIEKFSLDYLSLDEIFKDKVGGTHV encoded by the coding sequence ATGACGTTATCTATTAATCAAGTAACAAAGAGATATCAAGACTTTGTAGCCGTTGATAATCTATCTTTTACGATTGAAAAAGGTGAGATTTACGGTTTGATTGGGCAAAATGGTGCTGGTAAAACAACGACATTTCGGATGATTTTAGACCTTCAAGAAACGACAGAAGGAACAATTACATGGGAAGGGAAACATATTAATTCTATTAATAGAAATATTTTAGGATATTTACCGGAAGAACGTGGTATTTTTCCTGCAATGAAAGTGGAAGATCAACTTTATTTTTTTGGAGAGTTAAGAGGGAAACTTCGGAAGGATCTACATAAAGAAGTGGATTATTGGATTGATCGTTTTCAATTAGAAGATAAACGAAAAGCAAAAGCCGAAACTTTGTCCAAAGGGAATCAACAAAAGGTTCAACTTATCGCGAGCTTTATTCACCAACCGGATTTTCTTATTTTAGATGAACCATTTAGTGGGCTAGATCCCGTCAATATGGATTTATTGAAAAATGCAATATTAGAGTTAAAAGAAAAAGGGACAACGATTTTATTTTCTAGCCACCAAATGGATAATGTGGAGGAACTTTGTGATCACCTTTGCCTTTTGAAACGTGGTGTCTCTTTATTTTCCGGTAGTTTACTAGATTTGAAAAAGCAATATGGGAAAACGAAGCTTACCATACGAACCGATGTCCCAAAAGAAACGCTTCAAAGTTTGGATGGCGTGAAGGATATTCATGTTGGAAAAGATCAGTATATCCTTACTTTAACGGATGAGTCATACGCTCAATCTATTTTTGACTTCGTTTCAAATGGGAAATATATTGAGAAGTTCAGTTTAGATTATTTGTCGCTAGATGAAATTTTCAAAGATAAGGTTGGTGGTACGCATGTCTAA
- a CDS encoding DNA-3-methyladenine glycosylase family protein, which translates to MLWQENDEQIIINTSSEFSFIQNLQYLSRSTNECLFHIHENKVRKAIPMDECTPLVEISEQDEYSIRVQFLGNTRPTSKQVREEVVQYIIEWFDLKTEIKDFYELAKNDAILHQAVVDFNGLRIMGIPDLFEAMAWGILGQQINLTFAYTLKRRLVETFGRSIEFEGEQYWMFPRPSDISKLSVENLVGLKMTVKKCEYLIDVANQIEMGLLTKEMLIETSDIKIAEKMLTKIRGIGPWTANYVLMRCIRFPSAFPIDDVGLHNAIKHVTGSAQKPSKDEIQKLSLSWTGWEAYATFYLWRFLY; encoded by the coding sequence ATGTTATGGCAAGAGAATGATGAGCAAATCATCATAAATACATCATCCGAGTTCAGTTTTATCCAGAACCTTCAATATTTGTCCAGATCCACGAATGAATGCTTATTTCATATTCATGAGAATAAAGTAAGAAAAGCAATTCCGATGGATGAATGTACACCGCTAGTAGAGATTAGCGAGCAAGATGAATATTCTATCCGTGTACAGTTTTTAGGAAATACAAGACCTACAAGTAAACAAGTGCGAGAAGAAGTGGTTCAATATATTATCGAATGGTTCGATTTGAAAACAGAGATAAAAGATTTTTATGAGCTGGCCAAAAATGATGCAATCCTTCATCAAGCAGTTGTGGATTTTAACGGATTACGAATAATGGGTATTCCAGATTTATTCGAAGCAATGGCTTGGGGTATCCTGGGCCAACAAATCAATTTAACGTTTGCGTACACATTGAAGAGACGTTTAGTAGAAACATTTGGACGATCGATTGAATTTGAAGGTGAACAATATTGGATGTTCCCGAGACCAAGTGATATCTCGAAGCTCTCCGTGGAAAATTTAGTAGGCTTAAAGATGACGGTTAAAAAGTGTGAGTACTTAATAGACGTAGCAAATCAAATTGAAATGGGGTTACTTACAAAAGAAATGTTAATTGAAACAAGTGATATAAAAATAGCAGAAAAAATGCTGACGAAAATTCGTGGAATTGGACCATGGACTGCTAACTATGTTTTAATGCGCTGTATAAGGTTTCCTTCCGCATTCCCTATTGATGACGTAGGTCTGCATAATGCGATTAAACATGTGACTGGTTCTGCGCAAAAACCTTCAAAGGATGAAATACAAAAACTATCCTTGTCTTGGACAGGCTGGGAAGCATATGCGACTTTCTATTTGTGGAGGTTTTTATACTAA
- the mntA gene encoding type VII toxin-antitoxin system MntA family adenylyltransferase antitoxin, with the protein MNDYLKKEIEGILMKEVNPHFILIFGSFSKGNARTDSDIDIAYLAEKQLSAYDRFLVAGQLAEALKREVDLVDIRQIDTVFAAQIFSSGEVVSCANEDLFIKERMKALSMYVQLNEYRADLLQQIDERGQIYEK; encoded by the coding sequence ATGAACGACTATTTAAAGAAAGAGATTGAAGGAATATTAATGAAAGAAGTAAACCCGCATTTTATTCTGATATTCGGTTCATTTTCTAAAGGAAATGCACGTACTGACAGTGATATAGATATCGCCTACTTAGCAGAAAAACAATTATCGGCGTACGATCGTTTTTTAGTTGCAGGTCAATTAGCAGAAGCATTAAAAAGGGAAGTAGATTTAGTGGATATTAGACAAATAGATACAGTATTTGCAGCCCAAATATTTTCAAGCGGTGAGGTTGTGTCTTGTGCAAATGAAGATCTATTTATTAAAGAACGTATGAAAGCATTATCGATGTACGTCCAACTAAATGAATATCGAGCTGACTTACTTCAGCAAATAGATGAAAGAGGTCAAATATATGAAAAGTGA
- a CDS encoding GNAT family N-acetyltransferase yields the protein MNFQHYENAEDFAKVAMPFLVKNEDKFSLFLGVLQRIKEGQYENPYMASIEEDGELLALFQMTPPHPLNIIFVNEDRINACIDMSVNELINQSIAIESIISVKEWAYSFAKKWQERAGQNFSILMDQGLYRLDQIDESLEMSQGAWRYATIEDAPLIEKWYDHFEEDIALPKTAPLEIKNRVKAMLDANEAFLWENEGKIVSMMKKARPTAHGVTVSLVFTPKEERRKGYARTMVAAGSKELLKEFQFCVLYTDMLNPTSNKIYQEIGYQKIIDSVHLGFEK from the coding sequence ATGAATTTTCAGCACTATGAGAATGCAGAAGATTTTGCAAAAGTAGCAATGCCTTTTTTAGTAAAAAACGAAGACAAGTTTAGTTTGTTTTTAGGAGTACTACAAAGAATTAAAGAAGGACAATATGAAAATCCGTATATGGCCTCCATAGAAGAAGATGGTGAGCTACTAGCGCTTTTTCAAATGACGCCACCACATCCTCTCAATATTATTTTTGTGAATGAAGATCGGATAAATGCATGCATCGATATGAGTGTCAATGAATTAATCAACCAATCTATTGCTATAGAATCTATTATTAGTGTGAAAGAATGGGCATACTCTTTTGCGAAAAAGTGGCAGGAAAGAGCAGGACAAAATTTTTCTATTTTAATGGATCAAGGATTATACCGATTAGATCAAATAGATGAGTCACTCGAAATGAGCCAAGGAGCATGGCGCTATGCAACTATAGAGGATGCACCCCTTATAGAAAAATGGTATGACCACTTTGAAGAAGATATTGCACTTCCTAAAACCGCACCGTTGGAAATAAAGAACAGAGTAAAAGCAATGCTAGATGCAAATGAAGCATTCCTATGGGAAAACGAAGGTAAAATTGTATCGATGATGAAGAAAGCAAGACCTACAGCACACGGAGTAACCGTTTCACTCGTATTTACACCAAAAGAAGAACGGAGAAAAGGATACGCTCGAACCATGGTTGCAGCCGGTAGCAAGGAATTACTAAAAGAATTTCAATTTTGCGTACTCTACACAGATATGCTCAACCCAACATCCAACAAAATCTATCAGGAAATAGGATATCAAAAAATCATAGATTCAGTACATTTGGGATTTGAAAAATAA
- a CDS encoding GNAT family N-acetyltransferase, producing MEKCKLLTRLIKEAYPLDLLLLADPSETLVKKYVDRGQCYIVEQDGETIGVYVLLPTRPETVELVNIAVAEQHQAKGIGKALVLDAIQKAEQQGYKIMEVGTGNSSIGQLALYQKCGFRITGVDKDFFTIHYEEEIVENGIVCVDMIRLGRQL from the coding sequence ATGGAGAAATGTAAATTGCTAACAAGATTAATAAAAGAAGCATATCCACTGGATTTGTTATTACTTGCAGATCCATCTGAAACACTTGTGAAGAAATATGTAGATCGTGGACAATGTTATATTGTTGAACAAGATGGGGAAACAATCGGTGTATATGTCTTACTTCCGACTAGACCAGAAACTGTGGAACTAGTAAATATTGCGGTTGCGGAGCAGCATCAGGCGAAAGGAATTGGCAAAGCACTTGTATTAGATGCGATTCAAAAAGCAGAACAACAAGGATACAAGATAATGGAAGTGGGCACAGGCAATTCTAGTATTGGGCAACTTGCCTTATATCAAAAATGTGGATTTCGCATAACAGGTGTGGATAAAGACTTTTTCACCATTCATTATGAAGAGGAAATTGTGGAAAACGGAATCGTATGTGTGGATATGATAAGACTAGGACGGCAATTATAG
- the hepT gene encoding type VII toxin-antitoxin system HepT family RNase toxin: MKSDVLYNKVATIERCVKRVLEVYENNPNNLNDYTRQDSIILNIQRACEASIDLAMHIVSERKLGLPKSSREAFDLVEQAGLLDTVLAKSLKSMVGFRNIAVHDYQAVHLEILQAIIEEHLKDFTKYTKAVLKIEE, encoded by the coding sequence ATGAAAAGTGATGTACTTTACAATAAGGTGGCAACGATTGAACGCTGCGTGAAAAGAGTCCTTGAAGTATATGAGAATAATCCTAACAATTTAAATGATTACACGAGACAAGATAGTATCATCTTAAATATTCAACGAGCTTGTGAAGCAAGTATCGATCTTGCAATGCATATTGTCAGTGAGAGAAAATTAGGATTACCTAAATCCAGCCGCGAAGCTTTTGATTTAGTTGAACAAGCGGGCTTACTAGATACAGTTCTTGCGAAGAGCTTAAAATCGATGGTTGGATTCCGGAACATTGCCGTACATGATTATCAAGCTGTACATTTAGAAATTCTTCAGGCAATTATTGAAGAACATCTCAAAGATTTCACGAAATATACAAAAGCAGTTTTGAAAATAGAAGAATAA
- a CDS encoding DUF4097 family beta strand repeat-containing protein translates to MTEQQFINELELALTGLPADERNDILSDIKEYFTNGREDGKSDNDIAASLGSPKEIAKELLENHVPEKIIRDNKVIKIPNPTFSNVVMNIDHGSLYVFPSETDETTVELIGENDKLEFTANVINDTLSIQLKTKKFQLFNFLFFIKELRVNVSLPKKLYASIIMKTDNGRIRAEKILGKAIKASSDNGSIGLKEFAATVLEVETDNGRIEIDKVQTDKLSTQTDNGRIELRNVDAEQIITETDNGRIMMENVNGDIIGKTDNGRISLLTASLDRMIQLKTDNGSILIETENDPTDVSIHTKTDHGRVSVFGEKNSRTVFGNGSNTIQLSSDNGKITVMKKGLS, encoded by the coding sequence ATGACTGAACAACAATTTATAAATGAACTAGAACTTGCTCTAACTGGACTTCCTGCAGATGAGCGTAATGATATTCTTTCTGACATAAAAGAGTATTTTACAAATGGTCGTGAGGATGGAAAATCGGATAACGACATTGCGGCTTCTCTGGGTTCTCCAAAAGAAATCGCAAAAGAACTTTTGGAAAATCATGTTCCTGAGAAAATCATTCGTGATAATAAAGTAATTAAAATCCCTAATCCTACCTTTTCCAACGTTGTAATGAACATCGATCACGGCTCTCTATACGTTTTCCCCTCAGAAACAGATGAGACAACAGTGGAATTAATAGGGGAAAACGACAAGTTAGAATTCACTGCTAATGTCATAAACGATACATTATCGATTCAATTAAAAACAAAAAAATTCCAGTTATTTAACTTCCTGTTCTTTATTAAAGAACTCCGAGTAAATGTTTCACTTCCAAAAAAACTGTATGCATCAATCATCATGAAAACCGATAATGGCCGCATTCGTGCAGAAAAAATACTTGGTAAAGCTATTAAAGCCTCTTCCGATAACGGTAGCATCGGTCTAAAAGAATTTGCCGCTACTGTTTTAGAAGTAGAAACGGATAATGGTCGCATTGAAATTGATAAAGTGCAAACGGATAAACTTTCTACCCAGACCGACAATGGCAGAATTGAATTGCGAAATGTCGATGCAGAGCAAATTATTACAGAAACGGATAATGGACGAATCATGATGGAAAACGTAAATGGGGATATTATCGGGAAAACCGATAATGGGCGAATTTCTCTACTCACAGCGAGTCTCGACCGCATGATCCAGTTAAAAACGGATAATGGTAGTATTTTAATTGAAACGGAAAACGATCCAACTGACGTATCAATTCATACTAAAACGGACCATGGCAGAGTTAGTGTATTTGGTGAAAAGAATTCACGTACTGTGTTCGGAAATGGATCGAATACTATTCAGCTTTCTTCTGATAATGGGAAAATTACTGTTATGAAAAAAGGTTTAAGTTAA